A single Dermacentor albipictus isolate Rhodes 1998 colony chromosome 3, USDA_Dalb.pri_finalv2, whole genome shotgun sequence DNA region contains:
- the LOC135896918 gene encoding uncharacterized protein translates to MQVCEPDYLYTKRTSNYFLVQLPSPQCCFDIVCECLSVFRSILLQSGDIEMNPRPGTDAVLAELKKLSAGQTTIIADMQGLKSQCTATSAALVDLSKRLVDLEGHYQKLLPLQIEIQTIRTDTEQTAKLVHTLNARVDDAENRSRRNNLVFYGLPDTAASETSAASEEKILRLCSDHLNVPLEPQDIERVHRVGRHSANHPRPLIVRFNHYKKKEMVLSNGRKLKGTHLSMGEDFSPAVRDARRKLVSFAKAKSVPFSLHFKTLFIGSKRYVYDDTSQTVKEI, encoded by the coding sequence ATGCAGGTTTGTGAACCAGACTACTTGTATACTAAGAGAACTAGCAATTACTTCTTGGTGCAGCTTCCGAGCCCGCAGTGCTGCTTTGATATTGTTTGTGAGTGTCTCAGTGTATTTAGATCTATTTTGTTACAGTCAGGGGATATTGAAATGAACCCTCGTCCTGGTACTGATGCTGTGCTTGCCGAACTGAAAAAACTGTCCGCTGGCCAAACCACAATAATTGCCGACATGCAGGGCCTTAAAAGCCAATGTACGGCTACAAGTGCTGCACTCGTTGACTTAAGCAAGAGGTTAGTGGATCTAGAGGGCCATTATCAGAAACTACTACCATTGCAAATCGAGATACAGACCATAAGGACAGATACTGAGCAAACAGCAAAGCTAGTTCACACTCTGAATGCCCGCGTTGACGATGCAGAGAATCGCTCACGGCGAAACAATCTTGTGTTTTACGGCCTTCCTGATACAGCAGCGTCAGAAACGTCGGCCGCGTCTGAAGAAAAAATTTTACGTCTATGCTCAGACCACCTTAACGTGCCACTTGAACCTCAAGACATAGAGCGAGTGCATCGTGTTGGTCGCCATTCTGCTAATCACCCGCGCCCACTAATTGTTAGGTTTAATCattataagaaaaaagaaatggtgctCTCAAATGGGCGCAAACTTAAGGGCACTCATCTGAGCATGGGTGAGGATTTTTCCCCGGCAGTTAGGGACGCCCGCAGGAAACTTGTTTCGTTTGCGAAAGCAAAATCTGTGCCATTTTCTTTGCACTTTAAAACTCTTTTCATTGGTTCTAAGCGCTACGTATACGATGACACATCGCAAACAGTGAAAGAAATATAG